The Saccharothrix variisporea genome has a segment encoding these proteins:
- a CDS encoding GNAT family N-acetyltransferase: protein MTVSRGLVEAQGARFACIDPLLPAVTAPPDGDVVTAALPDGTRVAGVLTRQVHDRRSAARLWSATEVWELTPLLGSGGAAAMDALLRAWRHRMDRVGAADHDSACVLTWPSRDAEAARVLLDHGLVPLSVIAVRRAAPPPPDGSLVVRRATPADLDTVLTLALAELRYSALVGSTVDRPEAPELKRRTLAERLAAGGPAWLAERDGIAVGLAECAVVVSEPGNWTSTRLPPGRWGYVNCVSVLPGARGTGIGRRLMAHAHRELHRLGTVGTYLYYNPPNPLSSVFWPRQGYRPLWTVWEVRPAGALR, encoded by the coding sequence ATGACCGTCAGTCGGGGGCTGGTGGAGGCGCAGGGTGCGCGCTTCGCGTGCATCGACCCGTTGCTGCCCGCCGTGACCGCCCCGCCGGACGGGGACGTCGTCACCGCGGCGCTGCCGGACGGGACCCGGGTCGCGGGCGTGCTGACCAGGCAGGTGCACGACCGGCGCTCGGCCGCGCGACTGTGGTCGGCCACCGAGGTGTGGGAGCTGACCCCGCTGCTGGGGTCGGGCGGGGCGGCGGCGATGGACGCGCTGCTGCGGGCGTGGCGGCACCGGATGGACCGGGTGGGCGCGGCGGACCACGACTCGGCGTGCGTGCTGACCTGGCCGAGCCGGGACGCGGAGGCCGCGCGGGTGCTGCTCGACCACGGCCTGGTGCCGCTGTCGGTGATCGCGGTGCGCCGGGCGGCACCCCCGCCACCGGACGGGTCGCTGGTGGTCCGCCGGGCCACCCCGGCCGACCTGGACACCGTGCTCACCCTGGCGCTGGCCGAACTGCGGTACTCGGCGCTCGTCGGCTCGACCGTCGACCGGCCGGAGGCGCCGGAGCTGAAGCGGCGGACGCTGGCCGAGCGGTTGGCCGCGGGCGGCCCGGCGTGGCTGGCCGAACGGGACGGGATCGCGGTCGGGCTGGCGGAGTGCGCCGTGGTGGTGTCCGAGCCGGGGAACTGGACCTCCACGCGGCTGCCGCCGGGGCGGTGGGGGTACGTCAACTGCGTGTCGGTGCTGCCGGGTGCCCGGGGCACCGGGATCGGGCGGCGGCTGATGGCCCACGCGCACCGGGAGCTGCACCGGCTGGGCACGGTCGGCACCTACCTCTACTACAACCCGCCGAACCCGCTGTCCTCGGTGTTCTGGCCCCGGCAGGGGTACCGCCCGCTGTGGACGGTCTGGGAAGTGCGCCCGGCCGGCGCGCTGCGCTGA
- a CDS encoding class I SAM-dependent methyltransferase, which yields MSDQHASAELALGTTGIAKRGADAAESRTANRIWWDADADDYHAEHGDFLGAADFVWCPEGVREAEVGYLGDVAGRRVLEVGCGSAPCARWLKASGADVVAFDISAGMLRHAVAANASTGVEVPLVQASADQLPFAAESFDAACSAFGAVPFVADVGEVFAEVARVLRPGAPWVFSVTHPMRWIFPDDPGPGGLTVTQSYFDRTPYVEVDDTGRATYVEHHRTMGDYVRALVAAGLELVDVVEPEWPAGHTRTWGQWSPLRGRLFPGTAILRTRKP from the coding sequence GTGTCCGACCAGCACGCCAGTGCGGAACTCGCGCTGGGCACGACCGGTATCGCCAAGCGCGGCGCGGACGCCGCCGAGTCCCGGACCGCGAACCGGATCTGGTGGGACGCCGACGCCGACGACTACCACGCCGAACACGGCGACTTCCTGGGCGCGGCGGACTTCGTGTGGTGCCCCGAGGGGGTGCGCGAGGCCGAGGTCGGATACCTGGGTGACGTGGCCGGTCGGCGGGTGCTGGAGGTGGGCTGCGGGTCGGCCCCGTGCGCGCGGTGGCTGAAGGCGTCGGGCGCGGACGTGGTGGCGTTCGACATCTCGGCCGGGATGCTGCGGCACGCGGTGGCGGCGAACGCCTCGACCGGGGTCGAGGTGCCGTTGGTGCAGGCCAGCGCGGACCAGTTGCCGTTCGCGGCGGAGAGCTTCGACGCGGCGTGCTCGGCGTTCGGGGCGGTGCCGTTCGTGGCGGACGTGGGTGAGGTGTTCGCCGAGGTGGCGCGGGTGCTGCGGCCCGGCGCGCCGTGGGTGTTCTCGGTGACTCACCCGATGAGGTGGATCTTCCCGGACGACCCCGGGCCCGGTGGACTCACCGTGACGCAGTCGTACTTCGACCGCACCCCGTACGTGGAGGTCGACGACACCGGTCGGGCCACGTACGTGGAGCACCACCGGACCATGGGCGACTACGTGCGCGCACTGGTCGCGGCGGGGCTGGAGCTGGTCGACGTGGTGGAGCCCGAGTGGCCCGCCGGGCACACCCGGACGTGGGGCCAGTGGTCACCCCTGCGCGGGAGGCTGTTCCCCGGGACCGCGATTCTGCGGACGCGCAAGCCGTAA
- a CDS encoding YhgE/Pip family protein, producing MTALRMAFNELRRITSGKLPRLAVLALCLVPLLYAALYLYANKDPYANLKQVPAALVVEDKGATTSDGQFKNAGEEVAAELVNGDKFDWHRVSEEDAEAGVRGGKYTFALTLPEDFSQALLSSGDFQPRKGVIMLTTNDANNYLGSTIANQVVAEVRRSVSVRVGAEAADKFLLGFSTIRQKTVEAADGATKIADGTQRAYDGSVKLVDGAVPLADGSAQVSAGLKQLRDSTADLPRKSQQLADGAKQVSDGNETVARTAEDYAAKSQALVGRLDQLNGDVANRLRALGFTEEQVQRVVQAMTDVRAPVDDANGKVQSTAGQLRTLSNGSKQVADGAAQLAAATPALTDAITRLNDGAAQVAAGNAQLRDGAIALRDGEKELVDGTVKLRDGLNEGINQIPNPDDPTRQATADTIGDPVNVRGVSQTSAGTYGAGLAPFFLGLATWIGAFVLFLLLKPLSKRGLAAGQNAVRVAVGGWLPGVLLGAAQVVIMFSVVALVVDIRPSHPWGTLGFLLLTSATFVAVLHALNALFGAVGKFIGLVLLILQLVSAGGTFPWQTIPVPLYPLHYGLPMGYAVDGLRHLMYGGSLGSVGTDALILVAYLVGALALSTLGAYKQRVWTPSRLKPELVL from the coding sequence GTGACCGCCCTGCGGATGGCGTTCAACGAACTGCGCCGCATCACCTCCGGCAAGCTGCCCAGGCTCGCCGTGCTCGCCCTGTGCCTGGTGCCGCTGCTCTACGCCGCCTTGTACCTGTACGCGAACAAGGACCCGTACGCGAACCTCAAGCAGGTGCCGGCGGCCCTGGTCGTGGAGGACAAGGGCGCGACCACGAGCGACGGCCAGTTCAAGAACGCGGGCGAGGAGGTCGCCGCCGAGCTGGTCAACGGCGACAAGTTCGACTGGCACCGCGTGAGCGAGGAGGACGCCGAGGCCGGCGTGCGCGGCGGCAAGTACACCTTCGCGCTGACGCTGCCCGAGGACTTCTCGCAGGCGCTGCTGTCCTCCGGCGACTTCCAGCCCCGCAAGGGCGTGATCATGCTGACCACCAACGACGCCAACAACTACCTCGGTTCGACCATCGCCAACCAGGTGGTCGCGGAGGTGCGCCGGTCGGTGTCGGTGCGGGTCGGCGCGGAGGCGGCGGACAAGTTCCTGCTGGGCTTCTCCACGATCCGGCAGAAGACCGTCGAGGCCGCGGACGGGGCCACCAAGATCGCCGACGGGACCCAGCGGGCCTACGACGGCAGCGTGAAGCTGGTCGACGGCGCGGTGCCGCTGGCGGACGGGTCGGCGCAGGTGTCGGCAGGGCTCAAGCAGTTGCGGGACTCGACGGCCGACCTGCCCCGCAAGTCCCAGCAGCTCGCAGACGGCGCGAAGCAGGTCTCGGACGGCAACGAGACCGTGGCCCGGACCGCCGAGGACTACGCGGCCAAGTCCCAGGCCCTGGTGGGGCGGCTGGACCAGCTCAACGGCGACGTCGCCAACCGCTTGCGCGCGCTGGGGTTCACCGAGGAGCAGGTGCAGCGGGTCGTGCAGGCCATGACGGACGTCCGCGCGCCCGTGGACGACGCCAACGGCAAGGTGCAGAGCACCGCCGGGCAGCTGCGGACGCTGTCCAACGGCTCCAAGCAGGTCGCGGACGGCGCGGCGCAGCTCGCCGCGGCCACCCCGGCGCTGACCGACGCCATCACCCGCCTGAACGACGGCGCGGCGCAGGTCGCGGCGGGCAACGCCCAGCTGCGCGACGGCGCGATCGCGTTGCGGGACGGCGAGAAGGAGCTGGTGGACGGCACGGTCAAGCTGCGCGACGGCCTGAACGAGGGCATCAACCAGATCCCGAACCCCGACGACCCGACCCGCCAGGCCACCGCCGACACCATCGGCGACCCGGTGAACGTGCGCGGTGTCAGCCAGACCTCCGCGGGCACCTACGGCGCGGGCCTGGCCCCGTTCTTCCTCGGCCTGGCCACCTGGATCGGCGCGTTCGTGCTGTTCCTGCTGCTCAAGCCGCTGTCCAAGCGGGGTCTGGCGGCCGGGCAGAACGCGGTGCGGGTCGCGGTGGGCGGCTGGCTGCCCGGTGTCCTGCTGGGGGCGGCACAGGTCGTGATCATGTTCTCGGTGGTGGCGCTGGTGGTGGACATCCGGCCGTCGCACCCGTGGGGGACGCTGGGTTTCCTGCTGCTGACGTCGGCGACGTTCGTGGCCGTGCTGCACGCGTTGAACGCCCTGTTCGGCGCGGTCGGCAAGTTCATCGGCCTGGTGCTGCTGATCCTCCAGCTGGTCAGCGCCGGCGGCACGTTCCCGTGGCAGACCATCCCGGTGCCGCTGTACCCGCTGCACTACGGCCTGCCCATGGGGTACGCGGTGGACGGCCTGCGGCACCTGATGTACGGCGGCTCGCTGGGCAGCGTCGGGACGGACGCGCTGATCCTGGTGGCCTACCTGGTCGGCGCCCTTGCCTTGTCGACGCTGGGCGCGTACAAGCAGCGGGTGTGGACCCCGTCTCGACTCAAGCCCGAGCTGGTGCTGTGA
- a CDS encoding TetR/AcrR family transcriptional regulator — MTGTRPGRTAVTKQKLFDAALKLVGERGAASVTVDEIAAEAGVAKGTVYYNFASKDALVDALLRHGVDLLASRLRVAEGEAETDRAMESLVDGMLGFFAEYPAFGQLLVSELWRTPGQWHGTLSLLRDDIVSIVRGQMQRLSDEGRLPEGVQVGTASAALFGTLLVIALDWQVFQPERTLADVREAVLLLVRGLKP; from the coding sequence GTGACCGGCACGCGCCCCGGCCGCACGGCCGTCACCAAGCAGAAGCTCTTCGACGCCGCCCTGAAGCTGGTCGGCGAGCGGGGTGCGGCGAGCGTGACGGTCGACGAGATCGCCGCCGAGGCCGGGGTCGCGAAGGGCACGGTGTACTACAACTTCGCCAGCAAGGACGCCCTGGTGGACGCGCTGCTGCGGCACGGCGTGGACCTGCTGGCGAGCCGGTTGCGGGTCGCCGAGGGCGAGGCCGAGACCGACCGGGCGATGGAGTCGCTGGTCGACGGGATGCTGGGGTTCTTCGCCGAGTACCCGGCGTTCGGGCAGCTGCTGGTGAGCGAGCTGTGGCGGACGCCGGGGCAGTGGCACGGCACGTTGTCGCTGCTGCGGGACGACATCGTGTCGATCGTGCGCGGGCAGATGCAGCGGTTGTCCGACGAGGGGCGGTTGCCGGAGGGGGTGCAGGTCGGGACGGCGTCGGCGGCGTTGTTCGGCACCCTGCTGGTGATCGCGCTGGACTGGCAGGTGTTCCAGCCCGAGCGGACGCTGGCCGACGTGCGCGAGGCCGTGCTGCTGCTCGTGCGCGGCCTCAAGCCCTAG
- the coaE gene encoding dephospho-CoA kinase encodes MLRVGLSGGIGSGKSTVAGRLAEHGAVVIDSDRLAREVVEPGSEALRDIEAAFGSSVLNADGSLNRAALAERVFGSGDDRDRQTLNAITHPRIAARTAELIAAAPEDAIIVHDVPLLVENGLAPAYHLVVIVDADVEQRVKRLVGRGLDEQDARNRMAKQATEEQRRAVADVWLDNSGTPDLVLAEVDALWADRLVPYEANVRLRRYAGGPPKVVPYDETWPLQAERIAKRISLAAGGRHVEHIGSTSIPGLAAKDVLDFQLGVTSMEEAESLADALAEAGFPSLGYGEDAVRFGDPALWGKRLHAGCDPKRRVNLHVRVQDGPAWTWAIRFRDWLRVDAAAREEYEALKLELSARFTGDTDGFAYGDAKEPFMEAAVERMNAFYSSYKDGQTS; translated from the coding sequence ATGTTGCGCGTGGGCCTCTCGGGGGGCATCGGTTCGGGTAAGTCGACGGTGGCGGGCAGGCTCGCGGAGCACGGCGCGGTGGTGATCGACTCCGACCGGCTGGCCCGCGAGGTGGTCGAGCCGGGTTCGGAGGCGTTGCGGGACATCGAGGCGGCCTTCGGGTCCTCGGTGCTGAACGCGGACGGGTCGCTGAACCGGGCGGCCCTCGCCGAGCGTGTGTTCGGCTCCGGCGACGACCGCGACCGGCAGACCCTCAACGCCATCACGCACCCGCGCATCGCGGCGCGGACCGCCGAGCTGATCGCCGCCGCGCCCGAGGACGCGATCATCGTCCACGACGTCCCGCTGCTGGTGGAGAACGGCCTGGCGCCCGCCTACCACCTGGTCGTCATCGTCGACGCCGACGTGGAGCAGCGGGTGAAACGGCTGGTCGGACGGGGTCTGGACGAGCAGGACGCGCGCAACCGGATGGCCAAGCAGGCGACCGAGGAGCAGCGCCGGGCCGTGGCGGACGTGTGGCTGGACAACAGCGGCACGCCGGACCTGGTGCTCGCCGAGGTGGACGCCCTGTGGGCGGACCGGCTGGTGCCCTACGAGGCCAACGTGCGGCTGCGCCGGTACGCCGGCGGCCCGCCGAAGGTCGTGCCCTACGACGAGACGTGGCCGCTGCAGGCCGAGCGCATCGCGAAGCGGATCTCGCTCGCGGCGGGCGGGCGGCACGTCGAGCACATCGGCTCGACCTCGATCCCCGGTCTGGCCGCCAAGGACGTGCTGGACTTCCAGCTCGGCGTGACGTCGATGGAGGAGGCCGAGTCGCTCGCCGACGCGCTGGCGGAGGCAGGCTTCCCGTCCCTGGGTTACGGCGAGGACGCCGTGCGGTTCGGCGACCCCGCGCTGTGGGGCAAGCGCCTGCACGCCGGTTGCGACCCTAAGCGGCGGGTCAACCTGCACGTCCGGGTGCAGGACGGGCCGGCGTGGACCTGGGCGATCCGGTTCCGCGACTGGCTGCGGGTCGACGCGGCGGCTCGGGAAGAGTACGAGGCGCTGAAGCTCGAGCTGTCCGCCCGGTTCACGGGCGACACGGACGGGTTCGCCTACGGGGACGCCAAGGAGCCCTTCATGGAGGCGGCGGTGGAGCGGATGAACGCCTTCTACAGCTCTTACAAGGACGGCCAGACGTCGTAG
- a CDS encoding DUF402 domain-containing protein, protein MGAVITPQLVDVVDTVSAVRSYSSGMSRHLTTCRVESWGLRLECPTPDDPFSDSEVTWLMPDLGLRLTHQRPRSRHARSGPSVLTAVRVQRDGRSWRTTDLLLGLAVPGGTTARIVRSEEFAAAVAGRVLGPEDADQALRTVHRTLEQISLHRHDLGAWLTHRGIYDVWPSL, encoded by the coding sequence GTGGGAGCGGTCATCACACCTCAGCTGGTCGACGTTGTCGACACCGTCAGCGCTGTTCGGAGCTACTCCTCGGGCATGTCGCGGCACTTGACGACGTGCCGGGTCGAGAGCTGGGGACTGCGCCTGGAGTGCCCCACCCCGGACGACCCGTTCTCCGACTCCGAGGTCACCTGGTTGATGCCCGACCTCGGTCTCCGACTGACCCACCAGCGGCCCCGGTCGCGGCACGCCCGCAGCGGGCCCAGCGTCCTCACCGCCGTCCGGGTGCAGCGCGACGGCCGCTCCTGGCGCACCACGGACCTCCTGCTGGGCCTGGCCGTCCCCGGCGGCACCACGGCCCGCATCGTGCGGTCGGAGGAGTTCGCGGCGGCCGTCGCCGGCCGGGTCCTCGGCCCCGAGGACGCCGACCAGGCCCTGCGCACGGTCCACCGCACGCTGGAGCAGATCAGCCTGCACCGCCACGACCTGGGCGCCTGGCTGACCCACCGCGGCATCTACGACGTCTGGCCGTCCTTGTAA
- a CDS encoding AAA family ATPase, translating into MPLLGPADELPRSPRRVVVAGTSGAGKTTLARQIADELGLSYVEMDSLYHGPQWTPRPEFEDDVRAFVRGEAWATEWQYTRARPLLLERADTLIWLDHRKHTVLRRITVRTVVRRLRNEEVCNGNVEPPLRTVFTDREHILRWAWKSHRRTGERVAAVLAGEHGPRLAVVRLRGQREVDQWRAGPLRRAAERGERSVR; encoded by the coding sequence GTGCCGCTCTTGGGACCTGCTGACGAGTTGCCCCGGTCGCCCCGGCGGGTCGTCGTCGCCGGCACCTCCGGCGCGGGCAAGACCACGCTCGCCCGCCAGATCGCCGACGAGCTCGGCCTGTCCTATGTGGAGATGGACTCGCTGTACCACGGTCCACAGTGGACCCCACGCCCGGAGTTCGAGGACGACGTCCGGGCCTTCGTGCGCGGCGAGGCGTGGGCCACCGAGTGGCAGTACACCCGCGCCCGGCCGCTGCTGCTGGAACGCGCCGACACCCTGATCTGGCTCGACCACCGCAAGCACACCGTGCTGCGCCGGATCACGGTGCGCACGGTGGTCCGCCGGTTGCGCAACGAGGAGGTGTGCAACGGCAACGTCGAGCCGCCCCTGCGCACCGTGTTCACCGACCGCGAGCACATCCTGCGCTGGGCGTGGAAGTCCCACCGCCGGACGGGGGAGCGGGTGGCCGCCGTCCTGGCGGGCGAGCACGGCCCTCGACTGGCGGTCGTGCGCCTGCGCGGGCAGCGTGAGGTCGACCAGTGGCGTGCCGGCCCCCTCCGGCGCGCGGCGGAGCGCGGCGAGAGGTCGGTGCGATGA
- a CDS encoding DUF402 domain-containing protein, whose protein sequence is MHIHPPKIEYFDLDAKSNTDPKGVLRGVDEYRLTEAGLYMFRPVPGHPRLSHFESWLLPAHGLRVTRQSWHPGHECDYDLYLDVVEISSSGSVWKTVDLYLDLVVRTGHSVRVLDTDELLLALQRGLVQPERAQWALETTYNAVAGIAAHGHDAVRWLAAQGTITTWRRR, encoded by the coding sequence ATGCACATCCACCCGCCCAAGATCGAGTACTTCGACCTCGACGCCAAGAGCAACACGGACCCGAAGGGCGTCCTGCGCGGCGTCGACGAGTACCGCCTGACCGAAGCGGGTCTCTACATGTTCCGGCCGGTCCCCGGCCACCCCCGCCTGTCGCACTTCGAGTCCTGGCTGCTGCCCGCGCACGGCCTGCGCGTGACCCGCCAGTCCTGGCACCCCGGCCACGAGTGCGACTACGACCTCTACCTGGACGTGGTGGAGATCAGCTCGAGCGGGTCGGTGTGGAAGACCGTGGACCTCTACCTGGACCTCGTAGTGCGTACCGGGCACAGCGTGCGCGTGTTGGACACCGATGAGCTGCTGTTGGCGCTCCAACGCGGCCTTGTGCAGCCCGAACGCGCGCAGTGGGCGCTGGAGACCACTTACAACGCCGTGGCGGGCATCGCGGCCCATGGGCACGACGCCGTCCGCTGGCTGGCTGCCCAGGGAACGATCACCACCTGGCGTCGGCGGTAA
- a CDS encoding DUF1453 family protein translates to MLTWVLIAVGIVVVVVKRFVGEPLSARDLLVPPLVLIGIGVHALWQVHLTALDVVWVVAGSVVGIGLGAARGATVKVFARDGVLWQRYTPWTLAAWAGSLVVNFGLGWAASASGTPADVRPITLSIGVGLLGELAPIGLRALRSGTPFACS, encoded by the coding sequence GTGCTGACCTGGGTGTTGATCGCGGTCGGGATCGTCGTCGTGGTGGTCAAGCGGTTCGTCGGCGAGCCCCTGTCCGCACGGGACCTGCTCGTGCCGCCGCTGGTGCTGATCGGGATCGGGGTGCACGCCCTGTGGCAGGTCCACCTGACCGCGCTGGACGTCGTGTGGGTCGTCGCCGGGTCGGTGGTCGGCATCGGGTTGGGCGCGGCGCGCGGGGCGACGGTGAAGGTGTTCGCGCGCGACGGCGTGCTGTGGCAGCGGTACACGCCGTGGACGCTCGCCGCGTGGGCCGGGTCGCTGGTGGTGAACTTCGGCCTGGGGTGGGCGGCGAGCGCGTCCGGGACACCCGCGGACGTTCGGCCGATCACGTTGTCGATCGGCGTCGGACTGCTCGGCGAACTGGCCCCGATCGGGCTGCGCGCACTGCGTTCGGGTACTCCGTTCGCCTGTTCTTGA
- a CDS encoding STAS domain-containing protein → MDTVPEAAAGLDLRARARGEVVLLSPAGRLDLTTYVGLRDGLLKHVAEQPAAVVVVLGPALEVGSDTLAGVFGAVWLRCCRWPGVPVVLVATTDRHRRLLSRTGLRRFLPCHDRLSTALADVGVPPPRRRDQAVLPTDVDPSDLARDFTRRTCQTWGGLHEVTARAVLLSAELVAIARRTASRATTMELRVERTARQLTVAVRYTDAKPGRRTRGPDLTRLHRLATACGCTPTLNRGDIVWAAVALPDPR, encoded by the coding sequence GTGGACACCGTGCCGGAAGCCGCCGCCGGTCTGGACCTGCGCGCTCGGGCGCGGGGCGAGGTGGTGCTGCTGTCACCGGCCGGGCGGCTGGACCTGACGACGTACGTCGGCCTGCGGGACGGGCTGCTCAAGCACGTGGCCGAGCAGCCCGCCGCCGTGGTCGTCGTGCTGGGACCCGCGTTGGAGGTCGGCAGCGACACGCTCGCCGGCGTGTTCGGGGCGGTGTGGTTGCGGTGCTGCCGGTGGCCGGGGGTGCCGGTGGTGCTGGTGGCCACCACCGACCGGCACCGCCGCCTGCTCTCGCGCACCGGCCTGCGCCGCTTCCTGCCCTGCCACGACCGGCTGAGCACCGCGCTGGCCGACGTCGGCGTCCCACCGCCGCGCCGCCGCGACCAGGCCGTGCTGCCGACCGACGTCGACCCCTCGGACCTGGCCCGCGACTTCACCCGCCGCACGTGCCAGACGTGGGGCGGCCTGCACGAGGTGACGGCCCGAGCGGTGCTGCTGTCGGCCGAGTTGGTCGCGATCGCCCGGCGGACGGCGAGTCGGGCCACCACCATGGAACTGCGGGTGGAGCGCACGGCCCGGCAACTGACCGTGGCCGTCCGCTACACCGACGCGAAACCGGGCCGCCGAACCCGAGGCCCGGACCTGACCCGCCTGCACCGCCTCGCCACGGCGTGCGGCTGCACGCCGACGCTCAACCGGGGCGACATCGTCTGGGCCGCCGTCGCCCTGCCCGATCCGCGGTGA
- the rpsA gene encoding 30S ribosomal protein S1 — protein sequence MSTDTTTVPAATAPKQQIAINDIGTEEDFLAAIDKTIKYFNDGDIVEGTIVKVDRDEVLLDIGYKTEGVIPSRELSIKHDVDPNEVVKVGDEVEALVLQKEDKEGRLILSKKRAQYERAWGTIEALKEKDEPVRGTVIEVVKGGLILDIGLRGFLPASLVEMRRVRDLQPYVGRELEAKIIELDKNRNNVVLSRRAWLEQTQSEVRSEFLNQLQKGQVRKGVVSSIVNFGAFVDLGGVDGLVHVSELSWKHIDHPSEVVEVGQEVTVEVLDVDMERERVSLSLKATQEDPWRQFARTHAIGQIVPGKVTKLVPFGAFVRVDEGIEGLVHISELAERHVEIPEQVVQVGDDVMVKVIDIDLDRRRISLSLKQANEGFTVDSEFDPTQYGMAAEYDDQGNYIYPEGFDPETQEWQEGFDKQREEWERQYAEAHLRYEAHMKQVAKAAAAEEEAAGETNYSSGGDAPASTGGGAPAQAGGTLASDEQLAALREKLSGGA from the coding sequence ATGTCCACCGACACCACCACTGTCCCGGCTGCCACCGCGCCGAAGCAGCAGATCGCTATCAACGATATCGGGACGGAGGAGGACTTCCTCGCCGCCATCGACAAGACCATCAAGTACTTCAACGATGGCGATATCGTCGAGGGCACCATCGTCAAGGTCGACCGGGACGAGGTCCTGCTCGACATCGGCTACAAGACCGAGGGTGTCATCCCCTCGCGCGAGTTGTCGATCAAGCACGACGTCGACCCCAACGAGGTTGTGAAGGTCGGTGACGAGGTCGAGGCCCTCGTCCTCCAGAAGGAGGACAAGGAAGGCCGCCTGATCCTGTCGAAGAAGCGCGCCCAGTACGAGCGCGCCTGGGGCACCATCGAGGCCCTCAAGGAGAAGGACGAGCCGGTCCGCGGCACGGTCATCGAGGTCGTCAAGGGTGGTCTCATCCTGGACATCGGCCTCCGGGGCTTCCTCCCCGCCTCGCTCGTGGAGATGCGGCGCGTCCGCGACCTCCAGCCCTACGTGGGCCGCGAGCTCGAGGCCAAGATCATCGAGCTGGACAAGAACCGCAACAACGTGGTCCTGTCCCGCCGCGCCTGGCTGGAGCAGACCCAGTCCGAGGTCCGCAGCGAGTTCCTCAACCAGCTGCAGAAGGGCCAGGTCCGCAAGGGCGTCGTGTCCTCCATCGTCAACTTCGGTGCCTTCGTGGACCTGGGTGGCGTGGACGGCCTGGTGCACGTCTCGGAGCTGTCCTGGAAGCACATCGACCACCCGTCCGAGGTCGTCGAGGTCGGCCAGGAGGTCACGGTCGAGGTCCTGGACGTCGACATGGAGCGCGAGCGCGTGTCGCTGTCGCTCAAGGCGACGCAGGAAGACCCGTGGCGCCAGTTCGCCCGCACCCACGCGATCGGCCAGATCGTGCCGGGCAAGGTCACCAAGCTGGTTCCGTTCGGTGCGTTCGTCCGCGTGGACGAGGGCATCGAGGGCCTGGTCCACATCTCCGAGCTGGCCGAGCGCCACGTGGAGATCCCGGAGCAGGTCGTCCAGGTCGGCGACGACGTCATGGTCAAGGTCATCGACATCGACCTCGACCGCCGGCGGATCTCGCTGTCGCTCAAGCAGGCCAACGAGGGCTTCACGGTCGACTCCGAGTTCGACCCGACCCAGTACGGCATGGCCGCCGAGTACGACGACCAGGGCAACTACATCTACCCCGAGGGCTTCGACCCGGAGACCCAGGAGTGGCAGGAAGGCTTCGACAAGCAGCGCGAGGAGTGGGAGCGGCAGTACGCCGAGGCCCACCTGCGCTACGAGGCCCACATGAAGCAGGTCGCCAAGGCCGCCGCGGCCGAGGAAGAGGCGGCCGGCGAGACCAACTACTCGTCGGGCGGCGACGCCCCGGCGTCCACCGGTGGCGGCGCTCCGGCGCAGGCCGGTGGCACGCTGGCCAGCGACGAGCAGCTGGCCGCGCTCCGCGAGAAGCTGTCGGGCGGTGCCTGA
- a CDS encoding TetR/AcrR family transcriptional regulator, with protein sequence MPKVVDPEARRRAVAEAVFRVVRAQGLEQASLRNVAEEAGLAIGSVRHYFTDHDELLSFALDELIARVERRVFARVDEIRDATTSQQRRAGVEELLGELLPLDADRHDEAVVWLEFSQAARTRPTLRPAARRLYEGIRMIVGRVLERSGVPGEEEVERLAALLDGLAVNAVLQPDLMTPAKIRAVLRRHLDGLEAARR encoded by the coding sequence GTGCCCAAGGTCGTCGATCCCGAAGCCCGCCGCCGCGCCGTCGCCGAGGCGGTGTTCCGCGTGGTGCGCGCCCAGGGCCTGGAACAGGCGTCGCTGCGCAACGTCGCCGAGGAGGCGGGTCTGGCCATCGGCTCGGTCCGCCACTACTTCACCGACCACGACGAGCTGCTGTCCTTCGCGCTGGACGAGCTGATCGCCCGCGTCGAACGACGGGTGTTCGCCCGTGTGGACGAGATCCGGGACGCGACCACGTCGCAACAGCGGCGGGCCGGTGTGGAGGAGTTGCTGGGTGAACTGCTGCCCCTGGACGCCGACCGGCACGACGAAGCCGTGGTGTGGCTGGAGTTCTCCCAGGCCGCCCGCACCCGGCCCACCCTGCGCCCCGCCGCGCGCCGGCTGTACGAGGGCATCCGGATGATCGTCGGCCGGGTGCTGGAGCGCTCGGGCGTGCCGGGGGAGGAGGAGGTCGAGCGGCTGGCCGCGCTGCTGGACGGGCTGGCCGTGAACGCCGTGCTCCAGCCGGACCTGATGACCCCGGCGAAGATACGCGCCGTGTTGCGCCGCCACCTCGATGGACTCGAGGCGGCACGGCGGTAG